One Luteimonas sp. MC1825 DNA segment encodes these proteins:
- the rpoB gene encoding DNA-directed RNA polymerase subunit beta gives MTTYSFTEKKRIRKDFGKRRSILEVPFLLAIQVDSYREFLQADVDPARRDDRGLHAALKSVFPIVSYNGYAALEYVGYKLGSPVFDERECRNRGLSYGAPLRVTVRLVIYDRESSNKAIKYVKEQEVYMGEIPLMTDNGTFIVNGTERVIVSQLHRSPGVFFDHDRGKTHSSGKLLYSARIIPYRGSWLDFEFDPKDALFTRIDRRRKLPVSVLLRALGYNNEEMLNEFFEIDTFHIDPEEGVQLALVADRLRGETLDFDLADGDRVIVEAGKRITARHVKQLTDSGIEALAVPDSYLVGRILSHDVIDAATGELIASANDEITDEMLEGLRKAGVEAVGTIWVNDLDRGPYMSNTLRIDGTKTQLEALVEIYRMMRPGEPPTKDAAQNLFHNLFFTFERYDLSSVGRMKFNRRIGRKETIGAPVLYDARYFAERKDEDSVRLREQFGDMSDILDVVKVLTEIRNGRGTVDDIDHLGNRRVRSVGEMAENVFRVGLVRVERAVRERLTMAENDGLTPQELINAKPVAAAVKEFFGSSQLSQFMDQNNPLSEVTHKRRVSALGPGGLTRERAGFEVRDVHPTHYGRVCTIETPEGPNIGLINSLAVFARTNHYGFLETPYRKVVDGKVTDDVEYLSAIEENEYVIAQVSAPQDENGVLTAQFVACRFQGENLLKPPSEIHYMDVSPMQTVSVAAALVPFLEHDDANRALMGANMQRQAVPTLRSQKPLVGTGIERAVARDSGVTVNARRGGVIEQIDAGRIVVKVNEDEISGETDAGVDIYNLIKYTRSNQNTCINQTPLVNVGDVVARGDVLADGPSTDIGELALGQNMLVAFMPWNGYNFEDSILLSERVVEEDRYTTIHIEELTAVARDTKLGPEEISADIPNVSEQALNRLDESGVVYIGAEVRAGDILVGKVTPKGESQLTPEEKLLRAIFGEKASDVKDSSLRVPPGMDGTVIDVQVFTRDGIEKDKRARQIEENEIKSVKKDFDDQFRILEGAIYARLRDQLLGKVANGGPGVKKGDTVSSLVLDGIRKAEWLQLRMKDDDAADAIERAQKQLEVHEKEFERRFQDKRGKITQGDDLAPGVLKMVKVYLAVKRRIQPGDKMAGRHGNKGVVSTIVPVQDMPYMADGQTVDIVLNPLGVPSRMNIGQILEVHLGWAAKGLGQKIDRMLQAQAKITELRKFLDQIYNHDDKLHGQRVDLTQFSDEELLVLAQNLTDGVPMATPVFDGADESEIKAMLTLADLPTNGQAQLYDGRTGDAFERKVTVGYMHMLKLNHLVDDKMHARSTGPYSLVTQQPLGGKAQFGGQRFGEMEVWALEAYGAAYTLQEMLTVKSDDVQGRNQMYKNIVDGEHEMVAGMPESFNVLVKEIRSLAINMELEEN, from the coding sequence ATGACGACGTATTCGTTCACCGAGAAGAAGCGCATCCGCAAGGACTTCGGCAAGCGCCGTTCGATCCTCGAGGTCCCGTTCCTGCTCGCGATCCAGGTCGATTCGTACCGCGAATTCCTGCAGGCCGACGTGGATCCGGCCCGCCGCGACGACCGCGGCCTCCATGCCGCGCTGAAGTCGGTGTTCCCGATCGTCAGCTACAACGGTTATGCAGCGCTGGAGTATGTCGGCTACAAGCTCGGCAGCCCGGTGTTCGACGAGCGCGAGTGCCGCAACCGCGGCCTCAGCTACGGCGCCCCGCTGCGCGTGACCGTGCGCCTGGTGATCTACGACCGCGAGTCGTCGAACAAGGCCATCAAGTACGTGAAGGAGCAGGAGGTCTACATGGGCGAGATCCCGCTCATGACCGACAACGGCACCTTCATCGTCAACGGCACCGAGCGCGTCATCGTCTCCCAGCTCCACCGTTCGCCGGGCGTGTTCTTCGACCACGACCGTGGCAAGACCCACAGCTCGGGCAAGCTGCTGTACAGCGCCCGCATCATCCCGTACCGCGGTTCCTGGCTCGACTTCGAGTTCGACCCGAAGGACGCGCTGTTCACCCGCATCGACCGCCGCCGAAAGCTGCCGGTGTCCGTGCTGCTGCGCGCGCTCGGCTACAACAACGAAGAAATGCTCAACGAGTTCTTCGAGATCGACACGTTCCACATCGATCCCGAGGAAGGCGTGCAGCTGGCGCTGGTCGCCGACCGCCTGCGCGGCGAGACGCTCGATTTCGACCTGGCCGATGGCGACCGCGTCATCGTCGAGGCGGGCAAGCGCATCACCGCGCGCCACGTCAAGCAGCTCACCGATTCGGGCATCGAAGCCCTGGCCGTGCCGGACAGCTACCTGGTCGGCCGCATCCTGTCGCATGACGTGATCGATGCCGCCACCGGCGAGCTGATCGCCAGCGCCAACGACGAGATCACCGACGAGATGCTGGAAGGCCTGCGCAAGGCCGGCGTCGAGGCGGTGGGCACCATCTGGGTCAACGACCTGGACCGTGGCCCGTACATGTCCAACACGCTGCGCATCGACGGCACCAAGACGCAGCTCGAGGCACTGGTCGAGATCTACCGCATGATGCGTCCCGGCGAGCCGCCGACCAAGGATGCCGCGCAGAACCTCTTCCACAACCTGTTCTTCACCTTCGAGCGCTACGACCTGTCGTCGGTCGGCCGCATGAAGTTCAACCGCCGCATCGGCCGCAAGGAAACCATCGGCGCGCCGGTGCTGTACGACGCGCGTTACTTCGCCGAGCGCAAGGACGAAGACTCCGTGCGCCTGCGCGAACAGTTCGGCGACATGTCCGACATCCTCGACGTGGTCAAGGTGCTCACCGAGATCCGCAACGGCCGCGGCACCGTCGATGACATCGACCACCTCGGCAACCGTCGCGTGCGCTCGGTCGGCGAAATGGCCGAGAACGTGTTCCGCGTCGGCCTGGTGCGCGTGGAACGCGCCGTGCGCGAGCGCCTGACGATGGCCGAGAACGACGGCCTGACCCCGCAGGAACTGATCAACGCCAAGCCGGTCGCGGCGGCGGTGAAGGAGTTCTTCGGTTCGTCGCAGCTGTCGCAGTTCATGGACCAGAACAACCCGCTTTCGGAAGTCACCCACAAGCGCCGCGTGTCGGCGCTTGGCCCGGGCGGCCTGACCCGCGAGCGCGCCGGCTTCGAGGTGCGCGACGTGCACCCCACGCATTACGGCCGCGTCTGCACCATCGAAACGCCCGAAGGCCCCAACATCGGCCTGATCAACTCGCTGGCCGTGTTCGCCCGCACCAACCATTACGGCTTCCTCGAGACGCCGTACCGCAAGGTGGTGGATGGCAAGGTCACCGACGACGTCGAGTACCTGTCGGCGATCGAGGAAAACGAGTACGTCATTGCCCAGGTGAGCGCGCCGCAGGACGAGAACGGCGTGCTGACCGCGCAGTTCGTCGCCTGCCGCTTCCAGGGCGAGAACCTGCTCAAGCCGCCGAGCGAGATCCACTACATGGACGTCTCGCCGATGCAGACCGTGTCGGTCGCGGCGGCGCTGGTGCCGTTCCTCGAGCACGACGACGCGAACCGCGCGTTGATGGGCGCCAACATGCAGCGCCAGGCCGTGCCCACGCTGCGCAGCCAGAAGCCGCTGGTCGGCACCGGCATCGAGCGCGCCGTGGCGCGCGACTCGGGCGTGACGGTGAACGCGCGCCGTGGCGGCGTGATCGAGCAGATCGATGCCGGCCGCATCGTGGTCAAGGTCAACGAGGACGAGATTTCCGGCGAGACCGATGCCGGCGTCGACATCTACAACCTGATCAAGTACACGCGCTCCAACCAGAACACCTGCATCAACCAGACTCCGCTGGTCAACGTCGGCGACGTGGTCGCCCGCGGCGACGTGCTGGCCGACGGTCCCTCGACCGACATCGGCGAGCTCGCGCTCGGCCAGAACATGCTGGTCGCGTTCATGCCGTGGAACGGCTACAACTTCGAGGACTCGATCCTGCTCTCCGAGCGCGTGGTCGAGGAGGATCGCTACACCACGATCCACATCGAAGAGCTCACCGCGGTCGCGCGTGACACCAAGCTCGGGCCGGAGGAGATCTCCGCCGACATCCCGAACGTCTCCGAGCAGGCGCTGAACCGCCTCGACGAGTCGGGCGTGGTGTACATCGGCGCCGAGGTGCGTGCCGGCGACATCCTGGTGGGCAAGGTCACGCCGAAGGGCGAGAGCCAGCTCACCCCGGAAGAGAAGCTGCTGCGCGCGATCTTCGGCGAGAAGGCCTCCGACGTTAAGGACAGCTCGCTGCGCGTGCCGCCCGGCATGGACGGCACCGTCATCGATGTGCAGGTCTTCACCCGTGACGGCATCGAGAAGGACAAGCGCGCGCGCCAGATCGAGGAAAACGAGATCAAGAGCGTCAAGAAGGACTTTGACGACCAGTTCCGCATCCTTGAAGGCGCGATCTACGCGCGCCTGCGCGACCAGCTGCTCGGCAAGGTCGCCAACGGCGGCCCCGGCGTGAAGAAGGGCGACACGGTCTCCTCGCTGGTGCTCGACGGCATCCGCAAGGCCGAGTGGCTGCAGCTGCGCATGAAGGACGACGATGCGGCCGACGCGATCGAGCGCGCGCAGAAGCAGCTCGAGGTCCACGAGAAGGAGTTCGAGCGCCGCTTCCAGGACAAGCGCGGCAAGATCACCCAGGGTGACGACCTCGCCCCGGGCGTGCTGAAGATGGTCAAGGTCTACCTGGCCGTGAAGCGCCGCATCCAGCCGGGCGACAAGATGGCCGGCCGCCACGGCAACAAGGGCGTGGTGTCCACCATCGTCCCGGTGCAGGACATGCCGTACATGGCCGATGGCCAGACCGTCGACATCGTGCTGAACCCGCTGGGCGTGCCGAGCCGCATGAACATCGGCCAGATCCTCGAAGTCCACCTCGGCTGGGCCGCGAAGGGCCTGGGCCAGAAGATCGACCGCATGCTGCAGGCGCAGGCCAAGATCACCGAGCTGCGCAAGTTCCTCGACCAGATCTACAACCACGACGACAAGCTGCACGGCCAGCGCGTCGACCTCACGCAGTTCAGCGACGAAGAACTGCTGGTGCTGGCGCAGAACCTGACCGACGGTGTGCCGATGGCCACCCCGGTGTTCGATGGCGCGGACGAGTCCGAGATCAAGGCGATGCTGACGCTTGCCGACCTGCCAACCAACGGCCAGGCGCAGCTGTACGACGGCCGCACGGGCGACGCCTTCGAGCGCAAGGTGACCGTGGGCTACATGCACATGCTGAAGCTCAACCATCTGGTCGACGACAAGATGCACGCGCGTTCGACCGGTCCGTACTCGCTCGTCACCCAGCAGCCGCTTGGCGGCAAGGCGCAGTTCGGCGGCCAGCGCTTCGGCGAGATGGAGGTCTGGGCGCTGGAAGCCTACGGCGCGGCATACACGCTGCAGGAAATGCTGACGGTCAAGTCGGACGACGTGCAGGGCCGCAACCAGATGTACAAGAACATCGTCGACGGCGAACACGAGATGGTCGCGGGCATGCCCGAGTCCTTCAACGTGCTGGTCAAGGAAATCCGCTCGCTCGCGATCAACATGGAGCTGGAAGAGAACTGA
- the rplL gene encoding 50S ribosomal protein L7/L12 has product MSLSNEQIIEAISSKTLIEVMELVKAMEEKFGVSAAAPVAAAAGPAAAAAPVEEQTEFTVTLKSPGEKKVEVIKVVRAITGLGLKEAKDLTEAGGVVKDSASKDEAAKIKKDLETAGATVEVK; this is encoded by the coding sequence ATGTCCCTTTCCAACGAGCAGATCATCGAAGCGATCAGCAGCAAGACCCTCATCGAGGTGATGGAGCTGGTCAAGGCGATGGAAGAGAAGTTCGGCGTGTCCGCCGCCGCCCCGGTGGCGGCTGCCGCCGGTCCGGCCGCCGCCGCCGCCCCGGTCGAAGAGCAGACCGAGTTCACCGTGACCCTCAAGTCGCCCGGCGAGAAGAAGGTCGAAGTGATCAAGGTGGTCCGCGCGATCACCGGCCTCGGCCTGAAGGAAGCGAAGGACCTGACCGAAGCCGGTGGCGTGGTCAAGGACAGCGCTTCGAAGGACGAAGCCGCGAAGATCAAGAAGGACCTGGAAACGGCCGGCGCCACGGTCGAAGTCAAGTAA
- the rplJ gene encoding 50S ribosomal protein L10: protein MALNLNQKKEVVAELAEVASKAHSLVAAEYAGLTVEQLTNMRKKARLEGVFLKVAKNTLVSRAVEDTDYAVVKDELTGPLLFAFSQEDPGAAGRLIKEFAKANDKLKPRLVAMGGQMYPGSHVDVLAALPTRDQALSMLLSVMVQPATMLVRVLAEPATQVARATSAVGQQKAA from the coding sequence ATGGCTCTCAATCTGAACCAGAAGAAGGAAGTCGTTGCCGAACTGGCCGAGGTCGCCTCCAAGGCGCACTCGCTGGTTGCCGCGGAGTACGCGGGTCTGACGGTCGAGCAATTGACCAACATGCGGAAGAAAGCGCGCCTGGAAGGCGTGTTCTTGAAAGTTGCCAAGAACACGCTGGTCTCGCGCGCGGTGGAGGATACCGATTACGCCGTCGTCAAGGACGAGCTGACCGGTCCGCTGCTGTTTGCCTTCTCGCAGGAAGACCCCGGCGCCGCAGGACGCCTGATCAAGGAGTTCGCCAAGGCGAACGACAAGCTGAAGCCGCGCCTGGTGGCGATGGGCGGACAGATGTACCCGGGGTCCCACGTGGACGTCCTGGCTGCACTGCCCACCCGCGACCAGGCCCTGTCGATGCTGCTCAGCGTCATGGTCCAGCCCGCCACCATGCTGGTGCGCGTACTGGCCGAGCCGGCCACGCAGGTTGCCCGCGCCACGAGCGCGGTCGGCCAGCAAAAGGCGGCTTGA
- the rplA gene encoding 50S ribosomal protein L1 encodes MAETKRQKAAKAAVVPGKIYPIDEALKIVKDNSKSKFVEAVDVAVRLGVDARKSDQQVRGSTVLPGGTGKSVRVAVFAPAGAKAEEALAAGADAVGMDDLAEKMQAGDLSYDVVIATPDAMRVVGKLGTLLGPRGLMPNPKVGTVSPNPGEAVKNAKGGQVRYRTDKAGIIHCTIGKADFDADRLKENLQALLADLVKAKPATAKGQYLQKISVSSTMGPGVAVDASSLSLK; translated from the coding sequence ATGGCAGAGACCAAGCGACAGAAGGCGGCCAAGGCGGCAGTCGTCCCGGGCAAGATCTACCCGATCGATGAAGCGCTGAAGATCGTCAAGGACAACAGCAAGTCCAAGTTCGTCGAGGCCGTGGACGTTGCCGTCCGCCTCGGCGTGGACGCGCGCAAGTCGGACCAGCAGGTGCGCGGTTCCACCGTGCTGCCGGGCGGTACCGGCAAGAGCGTGCGCGTGGCGGTGTTTGCCCCGGCGGGCGCCAAGGCCGAAGAAGCCCTGGCCGCCGGTGCGGACGCGGTTGGCATGGACGACCTGGCCGAGAAGATGCAGGCGGGCGACCTCAGCTATGACGTCGTCATCGCCACCCCGGATGCGATGCGCGTGGTCGGCAAGCTCGGCACGCTGCTCGGTCCGCGTGGCCTGATGCCCAACCCCAAGGTCGGCACGGTGTCCCCGAATCCGGGCGAAGCCGTGAAGAACGCCAAGGGCGGCCAGGTGCGCTACCGCACCGACAAGGCCGGCATCATCCACTGCACCATCGGCAAGGCCGATTTCGACGCGGACCGCCTGAAGGAAAACCTGCAGGCGCTGCTGGCCGACCTGGTGAAGGCCAAGCCGGCCACCGCCAAGGGCCAGTACCTGCAGAAGATTTCGGTGAGCTCCACCATGGGCCCGGGCGTCGCGGTCGACGCGTCGTCGCTCTCGCTCAAGTAA
- the rplK gene encoding 50S ribosomal protein L11 — protein sequence MAKKVVGYIKLQVKAGQANPSPPVGPALGQRGLNIMEFCKAFNAATQKLEPGLPTPVIITAYSDRTFTFITKSTPAAVLLKKAAGVTSGSKRPNTEKVGKVTRAQIEEIAKAKEADLTAADLEAAVRTITGSARSMGLSVEG from the coding sequence ATGGCAAAGAAAGTAGTCGGTTACATCAAACTGCAGGTCAAGGCAGGCCAGGCGAATCCGTCGCCGCCCGTCGGCCCGGCCCTGGGCCAGCGCGGCCTGAACATCATGGAATTCTGCAAGGCGTTCAATGCCGCCACGCAGAAGCTCGAGCCGGGTCTCCCGACTCCCGTGATCATCACCGCGTACTCGGATCGCACGTTCACCTTCATCACCAAGAGCACCCCGGCTGCCGTGCTGCTCAAGAAGGCGGCGGGCGTGACCTCGGGTTCCAAGCGCCCGAACACCGAGAAGGTGGGCAAGGTGACCCGCGCGCAGATCGAAGAGATCGCCAAGGCGAAGGAAGCCGACCTGACGGCGGCCGATCTGGAAGCTGCAGTACGCACCATCACGGGCTCCGCCCGTTCGATGGGCTTGTCGGTGGAGGGCTGA